One region of Corvus moneduloides isolate bCorMon1 chromosome 1, bCorMon1.pri, whole genome shotgun sequence genomic DNA includes:
- the RPS20 gene encoding 40S ribosomal protein S20, with protein MAFKDTGKAPVEQEVAIHRIRITLTSRNVKSLEKVCADLIRGAKEKNLKVKGPVRMPTKTLRITTRKTPCGEGSKTWDRFQMRIHKRLIDLHSPSEIVKQITSISIEPGVEVEVTIADA; from the exons ATG GCATTTAAAGATACTGGCAAAGCACCTGTGGAACAAGAGGTGGCGATTCATCGCATTAGAATAACTTTGACAAGTCGCAATGTAAAATCACTGGAGAAGG tctgtgctgACCTGATCAGAGgtgctaaggaaaaaaacctgaaggtGAAGGGACCTGTTCGCATGCCCACCAAG ACCCTGCGGATCACTACCAGGAAGACGCCTTGTGGTGAGGGTTCCAAGACCTGGGATCGCTTCCAGATGCGTATCCATAAGCGGCTCATTGACTTGCACAGCCCTTCTGAGATCGTGAAGCAGATCACTTCCATCAGCATTGAACCAGGCGTAGAAGTTGAAGTTACTATTGCCGATGCCTAA
- the LOC116451884 gene encoding kinesin-like protein KIF20A, whose translation MANEGRNYVSTEVCDVLESVSFLNVEGKPSPLESTLLPNTEEQQVYEPLKVFLRVRPFSIAELESHESQGCVTIEDAQTVILNAPKESSAMKNSERGIGHAVHSFTFSQVFGPETTQSEFFEGSVKDIVRAYVNGVNGLVFTYGVTNAGKTFTIQGTSKDLGILPRSLDVIFNHIRGRHYLKMNFKPYLSNDVKKLEDEQVKQEEALKTAILATLKEETESISNTTTNFCDVKLASSHCTSDNHPSNSLEKNFVPLDVHRTNMHQRTQASVWISFCEIYNEYVYDLLNVLSTSKTQRRRVLRICEDQGGNCYIKDLKWINVQSTEEGCRLLKIGNKNRSFACTRMNEQSSRSHSIFSIRLLKLTDEHQPCVLGVSELSFCDLAGSERCNKTHVFGDRLKEAGNINNSLHILGKCIAALKQNQNPKVKPSYIPFRESKLTRLFQPFFCGKGKACMIVNINQHASTYDETLHVMKFSAIARQVIQTILPKNFGYFPSKLVGGDSKPIMHFDANTSVDDFPDSTETSAEEEVDITILSHEDLLKAAENLKEKLVAERQSKLLLEVKIRKEMAEAMFRQLLETEEAWSNRLEDMKDSYEEKLESKFEMYKEAIKKHAYMCAMEQIEDHYVPIEEFLAEQEKVEARERKILQLERQLDEQSGRLLALGSLNSDIPTTENNMERDLMDRTMKRANEGLQKQCEEKEELIKSLKFKIQKLNETLLEANEGYRQMAEENSQLKHTIMLKDQEMSSLQNWAKRVLELEETVSSLQKELEERKKHFFVEESKQQKPRRGLLANLKSTVASTASTPLGKGWGKYEGASPYSRKQVLLPHKAKE comes from the exons ATGGCTAATGAGGGCAGAAACTACGTTTCCACAGAAGTGTGTGATGTGTTGGAATCGGTCTCTTTTCTGAATGTAGAGGGTAAACCTTCACCCTTGGAGTCAACACTGTTGCCTAATACAGAGGAACAGCAG GTATATGAGCCTTTGAAAGTCTTCTTGAGAGTGAGGCCCTTTTCTATAGCAGAGCTTGAAAGCCATGAATCCCAG ggttgTGTAACTATTGAAGATGCCCAGACAGTAATTCTTAATGCACCCAAAGAGTCTTCTGCAatgaaaaacagtgaaagagGGATTGGTCATGCTGTGCATAGCTTCACCTTTTCTCAG GTCTTTGGACCAGAAACTACTCAGAGTGAGTTTTTTGAAGGCTCAGTGAAAGATATAGTAAGAGCATATGTTAATGGAGTGAATGGGCTGGTGTTTACTTATGGAGTTACAAATGCAGGCAAGACATTCACTATCCAAg gGACTTCAAAAGATCTTGGTATTTTACCTCGCTCACTTGATGTGATTTTTAACCACATAAGAGGAAGACATTACCTGAAGATGAACTTCAAACCATATTTGAGCAACGATGTTAAGAAACTAGAAGATGAACAAGTAAAGCAAGAAGAAGCCTTAAAAACTGCTATTCTTGCAACACTGAAAGAG GAGACAGAGAGCATCTCAAATACTACAACAAATTTCTGTGATGTGAAGTTGGCTTCCTCTCACTGTACTTCAGACAATCACCCTTCTAACTCCCTCG AGAAGAACTTTGTTCCACTTGACGTTCATAGGACTAATATGCACCAAAGAACACAAGCATCTGTGTGGATTTCCTTTTGTGAAATTTATAATGAATATGTGTATGACCTATTAAATGTATTATCTACATCAAAAACTCAAAGGCGCAGAGTTTTAAGGATTTGTGAGGATCAAGGAGGAAATTGTTACATTAAAG ATTTGAAGTGGATTAACGTTCAGAGCACTGAAGAAGGCTGCAGACTACTAAAAATAGGAAACAAGAACCGAAGCTTTGCTTGTACTAGAATGAATGAGCAATCAAGTAGAAG TCACAGTATATTTTCCATCAGGCTACTCAAGCTAACTGATGAGCATCAGCCGTGTGTTCTTGGAGTATCAGA GTTGTCTTTCTGTGACTTGGCTGGATCAGAGAGGTGTAATAAAACACACGTCTTTGGAGACAGACtaaaagaagcaggaaataTTAATAATTCTCTTCACATCCTTGGAAAATGCATTGCAGCACTGAAGCAAAATCAAAATCCAAA gGTGAAGCCAAGTTATATTCCATTCAGAGAGAGTAAATTGACTCGTCTGTTTCAGCCATTTTTTTGTGGGAAAGGCAAAGCTTGTATGATTGTAAACATCAATCAGCATGCTTCTACATATGATGAAACACTGCATGTAATGAAGTTTTCAGCTATAGCCAGACAG GTTATCCAGACAATCCTGCCCAAAAATTTTGGCTATTTTCCGTCAAAGTTAGTTGGAGGTGATAGCAAACCTATCATGCATTTTGATGCTAACACATCTGTAGATGACTTTCCTGACAGTACTGAAACCTCTGCAGAAGAGGAAGTGGACATCACCATTCTGAGTCATGAG GACCTCTTGAAAGCTGCAGAGAACTTAAAGGAGAAGTTAGTTGCGGAAAGGCAAAGTAAGCTCCTTCTGGAGGTGAAGATACGTAAAGAGATGGCAGAAGCAATGTTTCGACAGCTATTGGAAACAGAGGAAGCCTGGAG CAACCGCTTGGAAGATATGAAAGACAGTTATGAAGAAAAACTGGAGAGCAAATTTGAAATGTATAAAGAGGCCATTAAGAAACATGCATATATGTGTGCAATGGAACAAATTGAAGACCATTACGTTCCCATAGAAGAATTTCTAGCTGAACAAGAGAAAGTTGAG gctaGAGAGAGGAAAATACTGCAATTGGAAAGGCAACTCGATGAACAGTCAGGGAGGCTGTTGGCTCTGGGAAGTCTGAACTCAGATATTCCTACTACTGAAAATAACATGGAACGAG ATCTTATGGACAGGACAATGAAGAGAGCCAATGAAGGATTGCAGAAACAAtgtgaagagaaggaagag CTTATAAAATCTCTGaagtttaaaatacagaaactaaATGAAACCCTGCTAGAAGCTAATGAAGGCTACAGACAAATGGCAGAAGAAAACAGTCAACTGAAGCACACAATCATGCTCAAG GATCAAGAAATGAGTAGTCTTCAGAACTGGGCTAAACGTGTTCTTGAGCTTGAAGAAACAGTGTCTTCCCTGCAAAAAGAGCTTGAAGAACGGAAGAAGCATTTCTTTGTAGAGGAGTCAAAACAGCAGAAACCCAGGAGAGGTTTGCTGGCCAACCTGAAATCCACAGTAGCATCCACTGCTAGTACACCTCTTGGTAAAGGCTGGGGGAAGTATGAAGGGGCTTCACCCTATTCAAGAAAACAAGTACTGTTGCCTCATAAAGCAAAGGAATAG